Sequence from the Terriglobales bacterium genome:
ACTGGCGCGAGAGAAGTGGGCCAGTGTTGACGGCAGTGACAAATGCAAGCTGCTTGTCATTGATGTTGCCAACACCGTGGCGTCACGTGCACGTGCGTGGCGGCACTGGCGAAAAGCGGGTTAGCCAAAAACACGTTGTAAGTAAGCGGGGACCATGGGCTCTGGAGTTTACCCGGGACGAATCGGGCAACGAAATCGAAGTGAGTGGACTGCCGCGGGTGCGCTTGCCAGCAGCGAGCGCGGTCTGAAGCGGTTCATCGACATACTTGGAGGCGCAACCGGTCTGTTGCTCAGTGCGCCAATACTGGCGGTGGCCGCCGTGCTAATTAAATTGGAGTCATCGGGCCCGGTTATCTATCGTTCGCGTCGCATCGGATTGAACGGTATTCCGTTCACCTGCTACAAGCTGCGGTCCATGGTCCCCGACGCGGATGAGATCAAGGACAACTTGCTCCATCTGAACCAGCGAAAGGGCGCAACCTTTAAGATTGCTCGCGATCCCAGAATGACTCGCCTGGGAGCCCTGCTGAGGAAGTTTAGCCTCGACGAACTACCTCAGTTTTATAACGTTCTTGTTGGCGATATGAGCCTGGTTGGACCACGTCCTCATCCCGAAGACGATGTGAAGCGCTACGCGCCAGAGCATTTCGAGCG
This genomic interval carries:
- a CDS encoding sugar transferase; the encoded protein is MGSGVYPGRIGQRNRSEWTAAGALASSERGLKRFIDILGGATGLLLSAPILAVAAVLIKLESSGPVIYRSRRIGLNGIPFTCYKLRSMVPDADEIKDNLLHLNQRKGATFKIARDPRMTRLGALLRKFSLDELPQFYNVLVGDMSLVGPRPHPEDDVKRYAPEHFERLILKPGLTGLWQVTARRDPSFERNLELDREYIDNWSLGLDLKILLMTIPAVVRGDGQ